From a region of the Corallococcus coralloides DSM 2259 genome:
- a CDS encoding SAM-dependent methyltransferase, with protein sequence MLGTASDMGKPYRPKDHYFQKAKQEGLRARSAFKVDEILKRFPGSVKKGAAVLDLGAAPGGFLQILADAVGMNGRVIGVDIAAIRPFSQKWVTTAVLDVLADDFDAKLAALYDGPYDAVISDMAPKTSGIKGTDEARSLRLAGKALEVAATRGRPGATFVAKVFMGGDFEAFRDEVRNHFEEVKIVRPEATRGASMEVYVVGLRRRAPAPAAT encoded by the coding sequence ATGCTAGGGACGGCTTCTGACATGGGCAAGCCCTACCGTCCTAAAGACCACTATTTCCAGAAAGCCAAGCAAGAGGGACTGCGCGCGCGTTCCGCGTTCAAGGTCGATGAGATCCTCAAGCGCTTCCCCGGGTCCGTGAAGAAGGGCGCGGCGGTGCTGGATCTGGGCGCGGCGCCGGGCGGGTTCCTCCAGATATTGGCGGACGCGGTGGGGATGAATGGGCGCGTCATCGGCGTGGACATCGCGGCCATCCGGCCCTTCTCCCAGAAGTGGGTGACGACGGCGGTGCTGGACGTGCTCGCGGACGACTTCGACGCGAAGCTGGCCGCGCTGTACGACGGTCCCTACGACGCGGTCATCTCCGACATGGCGCCCAAGACGTCCGGCATCAAGGGCACGGACGAGGCGCGCAGCCTGCGGCTCGCGGGCAAGGCGCTGGAGGTGGCCGCCACGCGCGGCCGGCCCGGCGCCACGTTCGTGGCCAAGGTCTTCATGGGGGGCGACTTCGAGGCCTTCCGTGACGAGGTGCGCAATCACTTCGAAGAGGTGAAGATCGTCCGTCCGGAGGCCACGCGCGGCGCCAGCATGGAGGTCTACGTGGTGGGGCTGCGGCGCCGGGCCCCGGCGCCTGCGGCGACCTGA